Sequence from the Castanea sativa cultivar Marrone di Chiusa Pesio chromosome 12, ASM4071231v1 genome:
TCTAAAATAAAAGCACAAGGGCATAAAGGCATTTAACACAAAATGTTTAGTGATTTATCATTGCTGACGGTTAAGACAAacaaacctatatatatatatatatatatatatatatatatatatatatatatatatatataaatgtttttcttttataaatctaaatatgcatatataaaaACTTATAAAGGTTCAAAATGCAAGTTCTCTGCGAAACTTGTTTCACTAGTGCCGccattatgaaaattttgtaaatgacTAACAGCACTAACTTGCGACCAGATTGTTTAGGAACGAGTTACAGTGGTTGAACTGAGAAGTCAAAGCTTTAATGGGCTAGGCCTCACCACAGAAAAATTACAGTCACATAACGGAAACAGGGGgaacaaaaaacaatttaccAATGGCACAATCAAATTCTCCCTAAGGCACATTGAAATCAACTTAAGAAAGGTGAGTCATATCACACCAAAAATGGAGCCACTCCCTCCAAGGGAGAATCCGATGGAGaaggcaaaaaaagaaaaaaaatgccaaatatcTACAAACATGAAAGAATTGTGGAATCATCAACTGAATGCCCTTCATGCATCACACATGGGCCTTGCTTAGGCTAAGATTCATACGTTACTGTTCCATCGCTCATGTAAATCGACACAAGTCTTGAGCAGAAAACCTTTGTCACAGAAGCAAAGCATAACcattcaaaaccaaaattattgtCCAACtatcaaactcaaaaaatacTAAGGACAAGTTAACAACAAAACCTACATAATTCAAACCTAGGCATTTTAAAGATAACTTTGACAACAGCCGTTCTTTTTTGAAGATGATGGAAGAAGCAGAACGGTGGGGGGAAGGCCAATGGGAGAGATGTTTGATGTAGTTATTGAACTTGGATAGAAATAGGAAATAGTGGAGAGACATGCAAGTTGTAGTTATTGACAATAGTTACATACCCACATTATGTGTGGGAATAAATAAAGTTTTCGTATTGTATAGAGttttctccaaaaaattttgaagataatttgttccatctaaaagttaaaacaatttttattcgATACGTTAGGCCTACTTTGGTCCAATTTAGTCCACTTGATCAATTCCGGTCTCCCTTCAGTCCATTTTAGACTAATTGGGCCTTAAACTAGTTCTTTttgtatgttttctttttaagtttagctcaaaatttcatttttttcttaattttgcgTTGAAgagtataaaattttattatatttgggctaaaatgtttagttttgagttaaaaattcaataaaatactaaaatagacattggaaattagaaatatgagccctaaaagtgcaataaaaatggtaaatattaaaaagtcttattcggtccacattGTTTCTATTTGGCCCAATCAGTCCTcttcggtccattttggtcctatttagtccattctgtccacaatagttctatttggtccaattcAATTCATTAATTCTTATTCAGTCCACATCCgtccattcagtccacattGGCTCTATTCAGTtcacattggtcctattctgTCCACATCGGTCTCcatccactttggttctattcggtctATTCTACCTACTTTAGTTCTgtttggtcctattcagtccattcttTACACTTTGACCCACTTCTGTCCTATTTGGGAAATTCAGTCCATTCTTTACACTTTGACCCACTTCAGTCCTATTTGGGAAATTCAGTCGACTtcggtcctattcagtccattttgtccactttggttctTTTCAGTCCATTCTCTCCACTTCGCTCTTGTTCAGTCTACAGTAGTCCTAATTGGTCCACTTCTGTCCAATTTGATCTCGTTCTGTCCATTACTTCCACTTCGGTTTTATTTGGTCCATCTTGTTCCTATTTGGTCTATTCGGTTCTATTAAGTCCATTTAGTCTACTTTGTTCAATTCGATCCAATTCGGTTCATTTTGGTCtactttgatttatttttatgcacTTCCATAATGGGAAAAGACATATTTGGGTTGAAAGCACCtaattttaatccaaatttaattaaaaaaatatataatctcaAATTCGCaatatctaaaatcttaagcataacatttattattgctatGCTTTTCTTTATCCATATTAATGTAGCATTTCTGTCCACTTTGGTAAGACTAAATTTAAATGAAAGTCTTTCTAAACATAAAGGCTATGAATATACAAATGTAATCTTTAAGgcaattattcatttatttttttttaaaatacttgtgattggaaactaaaaaaatacaataccaGAACGTATGAAccaaaaatagagttttaaaaatcacaatgattcatcaatataaaatagagttacaagaaagaaagaaaaatcaagagaaagaaaataaccacttttcaagagagaatgtgagtgagaataataagaaatttatagaaaataatatgggaataaatatagtaatatatatatatatatatatatatatatatatatagtactagACTCCAAATTATCTAAGtcatgttatgtaataaaataacgtaatattcttatatactatctttataatgcaatatgataacatctatgaaattagaggaaaaaaaaaaaggataacaacttaaaaacacaaaacttaaTCACGTCAACCCAACGTAGagtttcaaataatacaaaaattcatccaacctaaagtagagatgcaataaaaatactttaaaaaatccaccaaaaatggggaaaaagagagaaagagagagatagagaaataaCATTTTGTGTGTGGGAAAACTATGTATAAGATGTAAagagaattgtaaatttataataagtggagaggaataaaaaaagcaaaaaataaaggaagataaagggataTAGGAAAAGTAATATTAAGGTAGATAGTAATGAGGAGATGAAAAAGGTAAAAGGGAGAGGAGAAGTTAGAGAAACTATAACAATAAGTTAGGAAattaataagaaagaaagagaattaaaaataagagagagaatgttGAGAATTGGTGAATGATGTGGCCGTTGAAATGGCTTGATAGGAgcgtagcaaaaataaatactacgctccaacttttaaatataaatatatatatatatatatgtatatagataTTGATTAACACCGTCTTATGTTATTTTAATCATATTATGTatttgtgggttctagttagttaAATTTATAAAGTCTCTgctggttgaataagagatttggaggtTCAATTctcgcctataccaaaaactgattggtatttTGGTTTGGTAATAAAGAACTTTCATCAGGAGCGAGctccataggttgaaacttaaaaaaaaaaaaaaaaaaaaaaatctgtatttAAGCTGATGAATTTTTCTGTGCATTACATGGGTTAATGACTAGTTGTAAAAATTTTCCTGTGCATTAAACGTGTTAACGACTAGTTGTAAAAATATAGTTGGCATTTAGTTTTTCTATCATAATATTTAGCTAGAAGGCTGTCCAAATAATTTATtccaattttagtttttatcaaTTATTTTCAATGAAAGTACCGAAATAAAATGGATTTTAAAGTGAAAACAAACGGACGCCATTTTGAACCACAAAAAGTTATCGTCCTATTCACAGCCTTTTTTGCAACCATTGGGAAAACATCATTATAAAgaatcctttatttatttattttgatagtaAAAGAATTTGgagtatcaaaaaaaaaagaatgcacTTTGTTGTAGTGATATAACATGTTAGAcattcaattttggttttcttttttcaaagaaaaaaaaaaggtggtgtTTAAGCTTGGTACGTATGTGATTGTTGTGACTGCATTTCAACTTTCTAGAATATGCTGGCTCGTATATGCTTGggtttcaaaattcaaatgtttaTCTTAACTCCAGAGTGTAATCCATTGAGTTTTGGATAACATCAATCAACATGAAGTTGACAACGTCAAGCTCTCCCTTCTACACCTACACCATGGAAAATAGGTTTCAATAGATTTCAGTTCAGCTTGAACTTATGGTCagctttgtttgtttatatCGCAAATCTgatataatgaaattaaatctGATTGTTAATGCTTTGAttactatttttaattcatttaatGCCCAATAggatggaagaaaaaaaaaaaatcaaagaaagtgATAGATTTGGTTGGTCTTCCTAGCTTATTATTCATGAACGAAACTTAAATACAGTTTTTCAATATGCTTAAATTGAAACACATGTCAGCAATCTATATTGACCATTACAGTAAAATGTATTATCTTTTTAGAGGAAAAGTAAATTAAATTCacttatatatttgaatttaattaagaaaatgtaTTGCATCTAACTAAGATGTCTAAGttttatcaattatttattttttaacaattctttttcttcttcctaataTTCTTTAACCACTTCTATCTTAACTACTTTTCAACTCACATGATGACCAAGACAAATTTGGAGTAGGCGATCTCATCACCGAATCTTAATGCTAAGGTCactctaaattttattacaacaaGTTAACAAATTGATATAACAATCAATGCAATTGATGGAtttcaataacataataaacaataacattttttttttggtagttttgTGAGACATGAATTTATAAAagttatatagtaaaatttgtattatccCTACTCTCTAGCATTACTTGCTTCGAAAAaatccattgattttttttttaagattaaagaAATAGTTAAAACTTTCAAGTTCAAAACACCTATATTCTCAAAGGGGCTACACTCTCCAATTTATGCCATTAATTAAATCACTTGAACttgatttaattaataattaaaaaaaatgtgcagTATGAACCATGTCATTTTCGGGATCAAATATTTAGTTTACAATTTGGTAGTCAAAGATGGAAATTAGGTTATATACAAAGATATTTAATGCGGCTCTATGTGTTGTACGACAGCATGGAAAATTGAAGCACAAGACAAAGATTAGGCTTGTTATGGTGTACATGAGAGTTCCAACACCTTGGACATACAGACAATTTTAATCTTCTTCTCATGATGAAAGTACATAATATCTCATAATAAATTTCTTGAGCACAATTTCCACGTATTTCTTCTAATCCAGGAACAAcaaattctaatctcattatCTATAGAGACTTTTATCAACAAGCAAAAAGTTGTTAAACTCATGTCTTTATCTTCAAACTTGAATTCCAAGAAATTATGACTTAGTCTTCCCGATAGGTTTTTATCCATGTATAATCTTTCTATTCACGTAAACAAGACccagaaaaaattgttgattaaCGAGGCATTACAAGCCAAGGGCCAACACAAGTGAGTCCAGTGGTGGAGTCAGAAAATTTTCTTAGGGGAGGTCGGTGAGTacattttgtgtaatttttagatttattaccaattgtaaaagaaaattaatgaaaaatttcaaaagctaTGAATGGAAAAGCAAACATGCAAACGAATGGAAAAGGTTGCTCACAAATTACGTTAGTCAGCTAGGGATGGCCACAGCTAGCTTGGGATACAACATGTGAGCTGAAAATGAATGTATTCAATTTAAGTAGCTGTGCCTATTTTTTGGTAGGCTTTTTTCATTTAACTGTAGTTGAGCTTCAGTCTACCTCAAATAAActgtatcttaatatattatgcaatttttttttccttttttttttaaaatttagtaaaTAATGGTTTTACTGCATAAATTAGTAGACAAATTGACAAACGAGGAAGAGGTACTAAACCCAACATTACTTTTATATCCCAAAtcctccaaattaaaaaaaaattacatatataggCAAtcgttttattttattctagttATGATTGCAAGGGGATAAACATAGCAAAATGACTAGTGCTTCAAGGCActtacaaacattttttttttttctaataattgtCACCTCCAAATTCTTTCTGAAGCTCTTCAACCACATTTTTGTCGAGTTGGAAGGCCTTGGTGAGAACATCAGGATTAATTGGAGGATCGGATCCAAAGACAGCATCTGCTATTGTGATTACGCCTGCATTTTGGCTGCTTAAACCAGAAATGGCAATTGCATTAGTTTTTCCCACGTTTAATTGGAAGTGAATGAGACCAATTGGAAAGACAAACACATCCCCCTTATTTAGAGTTTTGGTGAAGAGGCGATTCTCTAGGTTGGATGTTACAAAACCAACGAAGAGAGTACCCTCCACAACTACTAGAATTTCGGTGCCACGAGGGTGAGTATGGGGCGGATTTTCTCCATATGGTGCAAAGTCGATTCGAGCCAGGGATATGCCAAGAGTATTGAGGCCTGGTAATGTGTCTACATTCACGGTAGT
This genomic interval carries:
- the LOC142618915 gene encoding germin-like protein subfamily 1 member 14 translates to MRKAYIVTVALFALAFSLASASDPDPLQDFCVALKDYSDSKSAVFVNGKFCKDPKLVKAEDFFFEGLNIAGNTDNKVGSNVTTVNVDTLPGLNTLGISLARIDFAPYGENPPHTHPRGTEILVVVEGTLFVGFVTSNLENRLFTKTLNKGDVFVFPIGLIHFQLNVGKTNAIAISGLSSQNAGVITIADAVFGSDPPINPDVLTKAFQLDKNVVEELQKEFGGDNY